ACATAAAACAGCAACTTAACAAACTACCCAGACCAGCAGTAGGCATGAGGAGAAATGAGGTTTACTGAATTGGTTATTTATATATGGAAGCCTGTGGGTgcaatcaataaaaacaaaacattatttcacTTATATTCTACTATGTCTTATTTTCTTGCATTTTCCATGTcacaaaatgtcagataaaTGCAAAACAACCAGATCCATCTGCACTGCAATCACCAGGAGTATGTGGGAAAATGTTTGGGGGGTTTTAGTGAACTAAACCTTTATTATTGTTGACtgtatttatacatatttaccAGTTTAGGTGAACCATCagtttaattaatatttttggaGCAGTGAAGTTAATTTTCGACCTTGGAAATAGAAAAGTAAACTAAAACACTCAAAACCTTGAGTGAAgatattttttgtcaaactacatttgtattattattgtttattacttatttattattattggttcTGATTATTGTTGTGCTCatattttatttccttattGTTGTGTATTACACTGTGTTTTTCTAAATCAAACTGTGGACATTCTGGAATAAACAAACTAATTTAAAGTAGCATGGCGCAACATAACCTCCGTATTGTTACAGTGTGTGATTGTTAGCAGTGGTAATAGAAGCTGTGCAGTAAAGAGCAGTAGCTGTAATACTAGTgcagtgtgttagtgtgtgtgtggtttggtgACAGTCCATGCTTGCAGGGCTGTAGCCAAGATTTTAAAAGCACTCAGGACACAAGTACAAGTCACCCCCTCCTCACCCCACCCCCACTGATTATTTggatttgttatattttatttactgatcACAATCTGTCGACTTATtctttgtacagacatttatttagaaacttttcaagtgttttatatgtatatatatgtatatatgtaggCAATATTATCTATTTAacagtttgatatattttatgaaGAGAGAGACATCATGTTACAAACATGGTAGAACTACCACCTGGTTGGTCAGATATTAGTTTTGAACATATAATCTACATAATCCAGCTAACATATATCATATGTAGGCCTAATACTTTTCTAAAAACTGATCCGTTGTTTTATATTAGTTGCTTCATAATGAGAATAGAATGTGTTTAAGAGACTAAAcaactgatttgtttttgtattgctttctgtttccttttgaAGGAGTAAAGTTGTgaagggaaaaataaaaataagtgtgTCCTGATGGTGatatttgtgtttcagtggctgtgtgtgtgtgtgtgtgtgtggggggggggggggggggggggggggggggggggctgtacTCCTGTACTCCGGGCATGGTGCTATTTTTGAGGGGAGGGGTGGGTGATGCCCTCCTCAGTCAAACTGCCGTCTCTCTCAAATGTTACCATGCTGATATACGGCGCTCACACTCTGCTGCGCtctcacttttttgttttgttttttttccacttgctGGGACTCTTGTCAGTTTCTGActctatttgtgtttgtgtgtaattgaGCTGAAGGCTGAAGCAGAGCGGCTTTATCCAAATTGGCACGTGCTTGCTTGATGATCTAATGCGCGATGCCAATTACACCTTGTATGGAAATGAGGATAATATCACGCGGCGAAcaacatttgcttgtttttgtgaCAAATTACCTAATTTTAGTGAGAACGTGTCAAGTGGGCCTGCTCTAGTTTCTAATTGGACTCCTCCTCTCCGCCGTGCCCACTAATTaccacactgcacacacaccagagagagagaaagtgagagagagagagagagagagagagagagagagagagagagagagagatagagagagagagagagtgtaatTGATTGCCTTCCAGTCAGCAATAACTTGTTAGTGGTGGTCAGACGCTGCTGCTTTTGGTGCATCACCGTCCACCGGATGGTTCGGCTCGTGCCTCTTTGTACATCGACCTGGAGAAGTGGATCTGAGACGTGGCGGGATTGTAACTGGAAGTCAGAGGTGTCCCTGCAGCCCTGCAGCTCAGCGGCCAACATGCGGCTGCTGAGGCACCTGTGATCCGAGCGACGGATTGTAATTTACTGTACGTGTTATCTCTCTGCACTACTTTACCACAACCTGTCGGCGTGCCCTCGCTTTGAATCACCCTTGTCTAAATTACCACAGTCAGGTGTGACCCGCTGTGCCGCTATGACCTCTAAAGACGACTCAAAATGCccggtggtgctggaggaacGGAGGCGCAGTCCGCTGGATCAGCTCCCGCCGCCGGCCAACTCCAACAAGCCGCTGACTCCGTTCAGCATCGAGGACATCCTCAACAAGCCGTCGGTCAGAAGGAGCTACTCCCTGTGCGGAGCTGCACACCTCATCTCTCCCGGAGAGAAGCTGCCCTCGGCGGGTCACAGTGTGTCCGGCCGGGCGCTGCTCAGTCAGACCTCTCCGCTCTGCGCGCTGGAGGAACTGGCCAGCAAAACCTTCAAGGGCCTGGAGGTCAGCGTCCTGCAGGCTGCCGAGGGTAAAAGACTGATTTTGTTTTGACAggtctttctcttttttattggAATTTATTGGAATTATAAGAATAATTATAAGCATAATCATGTATTATTATAGCAAtaacaatattttcttttctgaaaaTTGCAAAACCTAAAGTTAGATCCCGCGGGCTTTCGGGAGAGAAACGTGCGTGTACATGTTggtctatttgtgtttttttttctattcataGTTGTGATTCCCGAATAATTCAGCAACTtgctttgtgtaaaaaaaaatgcaaaagtctAACAGCGGTTGTaatttttttatacattatatttattcttAATTTGGTGAAACGCTAAAGACACGTGtaacattattaaattatgaTCATTCTAAAGATTGTGGGTAATTCAAACTTAGCTTTAAAACAATATGCAGTTATGTTTTCTGGTTGGGGGCAGCAGCATGGAAATCCATATATTAAAATTAcgtttttaattattttaataaatcacAGTTCATGCAAGAAAAAtggagacattttatttttatataataaaaatgtcttctgGTAGCATTCAGGATATTGGAGAGAAATATTATGTAGTCTATGATATGCCAGTTATTCTACTTGAGCAGAATTTTAGTGGAGCGGTTTTGgagtttttatcttatttttgcATCTTACATGACCTGGATCATCCTTCTCTCTTAGGTCGAGACGGTCTGACGCTCTTTGGCCAGAGGAACACACCTAAGAAAAGGCGAAAGTCCCGCACGGCGTTCACCAACCACCAGATCTACGAGCTGGAGAAGCGCTTCCTGTACCAGAAGTACCTGAGCCCTGCGGACCGAGACCAGATCGCTCAGCAGCTCGGCCTGACCAACGCGCAGGTCATCACCTGGTTTCAGAACCGGCGGGCCAAACTCAAGCGGGACCTGGAGGAGATGAAAGCGGACGTGGAGTCTGCTAAGTCGGTGGGCACTGTGGCCTTCGAGAAGCTCGCCAAGCTGGCAGAGTTGGAGAAGTGCGCGGCGGGAGGTATGGGCGGGGGGCCAGTGACAGCGTCGGGCCACACTGAATCCGACCCGATTTCATCCAGGTCCCACCACGACACAACCGAGAGCCTCGACTCCAGCAGGCCGCACATGTCGCCTCCTTCGCCAGCCTCATCGCGGTACACAGACCGGCTGAGCAGCAAGTGTTGCtcagaggatgaggatgaggagattGATGTGGATGACTAAATGATGCCAGTGGTCACATGTATGCAGACAGAAACTCTGGCTTCATGAAACTATTTAGAGACAGGAGTCAGTGGTTTGATTTGAGAGAAGCCGCGGGCCTACTGCTCATTTCTGCTGAGGAACAAGCGCGCGCTCGGAGAGAACAAGCGCAACAGAGAAACAACCTTCAAGGACTCAAAAGGCAAGGAAGCAATCATGCAGGtgcacacactaaacacacgAGCCGGTTGTTTATTCTGGTTACAATCACAGAAATAGTTCACCgcatgttttatttgcttttatttttggaaaagGATTTCTGACTGCGTCATTTCTGATGAGCTGGAGCcgactgttttctgttttttgataTGAATTGTTCAGAATTGATAATCACACACAGAATCACGTGTAATTGCTTGTAATAAATCTcgatttaatatatttataatgctTTGTACACCATTAAAGTGCCTTTAGAAAATCCAGAACGCATAAAACTGTATAAAttgtaatgtaaaatataaacaatgtaaaataaaaatacattttcaaatattcagCCTTTCGCACATTTCTATCAAATATTTCTATGGAATACAGAGAACTGGTGGTTTCTAGGGAATCATGTTGGTTTCATCATGTTTGATGTTGACTGGGCCTGTTCCCCGCGTGGAGCGCTTCATGTAGCTTATTTGAGAGGACTGTAGCGCAGAAGCGTCGGTTGCCAACTTGCCTTCTGACCTCCTGCgtgtattttaatttttctctgTGAGAAACACAATCTGGAGcgaagaggtgtgtgtgtgtgtgtgtgtgtgtgtgtgtgtgtgtgtgtgtgtgtgtgtgtgtgtgttccccgGGGGCTGCTCTCCAGCAGGGCGCAATACGGAGACaagtgtgtctctctgtctcaccgTCCGGCGGGTCCCAGCGCACAAATGCGGCCAGAGGAGAGTGTTTCAGAGGCCATATGGTTTCAGGATTGTCCTCTCAATTACGACTCACTTTGATGGATTGATTTAACCCGTCCTCACAACAATGTAGCCCCTTTATTGTCTCACATAATGCAGTCATGCTCGCTGGTCTGCGGGCCCGCTGCGTTAAAACACGGCCATGAATGTGAATGGTGCTCAATGGGCCGCTCGGAGCTTTGTGTTGGTGTGGGAGCCTTGAAATAATTGACTTGAAGATGACAGAgctcacagtcacacacttcATCTGCTCTTCATCATGCAGACAGTTTGCTCATGTTGTCCACAGTTGTTTTGACGTCGTTCACGTGTACTGATTTTTTAAGAAATGGCTTACACCAAAACTATCCATCGacatgtgttatttttttattttatctatatctatctatctatctatctatctatctatctatctatctatctatatatatatatctatatatatctatatatatatatatctatatctatctatatctatctatatatatctatatctatctatctatctatctatctatctatctatctatctatctatctatctatctatctatatatatcgaatatatattatacacattGATTATCAAggaagatatatatatatatatgtgtgtgtgtgtgtgtgtgtgtgtgtgtgtgtgtgtgtgtgtgtgtcttatatatataaatgataaactatatatgtatatgtgtgtatgtatatatatgtatgtatgtatgtatgtatgtatatacatacatacaaatatattttttgtatatatatatagtatatatatatatatactatatatatatattttaaataaaatatacacaatataatatatacatgaTATTAATATACTATTATatgttctcttttttctttcaaattaaatcatcattaatctctctctctctctccatgtatatatatatatatatatatatatatatatatatatatatatatatatatatatatatatatatacataaatataaatactaaaaatatatttatattcatgttgtTATGTCATgtaattaattatatttcagAGTTATATGTCAGAGTTTAAACAGGGGGTACGACAGTAATGCCCAATAAGAAAAGATGGGCTCATGTTATTAACTGTAACTATATTGggatgaaattaaatgaaatagtACAAAAAAGTCTTTGCAAGCTTGGGATTGTACAGTTTGTAATAATGCACATGGTGTGTACACATTAGACTGTACACACAGGAAATTATAGCTACAcaacttctgtttgttttatctgtatGGCGCGAATAACGCACTGGACAGTGACGTTTTATAATGAATGATGTGTTTTCCAACAGACCTGCCTGTTTTCGCATTTTAAGATGTGCGCCTCAAATAGGAATGTAGGCCAAACACTGTGGTctgcaacatacacacacactgagagagggagagagagaagaatcATTTATTCAGTCGGCCGGAAAATTGAAGTTTGATGCATGGCCCCCTGCTTAAACAACTGGaccagaccccccccccctccaccccccaccccaccccccctcctaCTGGACCTCTAAACAACTGGCTGCTACCATTTGGGACCTGCTGACACAATGACAAATATgtgtatactgtacacacacgtGAAATATgaatcatcattattatataaACTGCATCTAAAGCTTCAACatattattatgaatattagTAGGAGTTGTAGTAGTATGACAAATTTGtcaatgttttgatttttattgaaattattaTCCAATGTCCCATGCAGATTATTGTTGTACTAATAATGCTAGCAGTAGCTGCTGTTGTTGTAGAAGAACATGATTTAATTGCAATTTGGCTAtgggtattattattattattattattattattattattattattattattgataatgactgatgataataataataataacaataattgaTGATattattacatacatttttactattatgtttattattgttgttgtagaaaaacattactttaaaacaatattctttCTGTTTAGTTTTAGCATGGACATCCTTACCATTTCTAATatgctgataataataataacacagtagTTGTATACATTCTttattgtttactttattattattatcattattatcattattattgttattattattattattattattattgataataataataataagaagaagaagaagaagaagaagaataacatATTGCACTGCTTATATTACTTAGAGGCTACTGCtttcattattgttatcatAACACTAATGAAAAGCTTACAGTGTGTTACTGTTGGGCAGTTATTTCCAATAATCAGTGCTGACTGATGCGGTTCTGTCCTGTCCTgttctgtcctgtcctgtcctgtcctgtcctgtcctgtcctgtcctgtcctgtcctgtcctgtcctcttctcttctgtccTGTTCTATTCTgtcctcttctgttctgttctgttctgttctgttctgttctgttctgttctgttctgttctgttctgtgcCGTGCCGTGCTGTGCTGTGAGAGctgcagtgtgagtgtgtaaagcTGCTGCAGTTCAGTGTGTTAAGCAGGtggctgtgctgtgtgtttctgtgtgtcagaACAGAGCTGAAGAAATGAGCTGCCTCTGCCGCAGGGCACAGCTTGATTGATCACTAAATAGGGCGGATTTGAAAGTTTTAGTTATAACGTTCCTGTAGAGCCCCTTAACACAATTTTACGGGCTATTGAACTAAGCGTGTCCCTGACAAAATTGATATATGTATTAATTTACTTTAACTGGTGATTAATTACTATCCACAAAGAGAATTATCCCAGTCTTTCTCCCTCCCACCTTTGAATTTGCATATTAATCAAATTCTTGTTGATAATTCAGATTGAGAAATGGATTTAGCAGTGCTGGAAGgcataactctctctctctgtttccacacatacacacagtctcTCGGCCTCCCTCCCTGGGGCCTGAGCTTTCTCTCTCCCTGGTTGCAAAGCTGCTTGTCGAGTGTATTAAAATCAGAGATGCAGAACGAGCTCGGCTGGCTATTTGGTGAAAACAGAAATTGCCTGTCCACTTTTATGATGTGTTCATGCTGAGCAGGCTCTTCTTATTAATGTGGCCTGTCAGAGCAGCCCGGGATTTACAGAGGGCAGGGAGGGAGCTGTGGTCTGTGTAcacacatgtgtatgtgtgtatgtgggattgGGCCTGTGTATGTACAGAATGGTCTTGTGGGGTCACCTGTGTGTAAATCCAAGTGTATTGATGGATGGAAAATAAGTTATTTGGCAGatgtaaagaagaaaaacatgtttgggcAAAGGCAGAAATATAAGAATCTGACGACGCAAGCAGAAAGTTGCTCATGTGTGCATGCAGTtaaatcatatactgtatatatgtacacacacgcaGGGACTTAATGTCAGGTCAACTCAATGAGTCCCAGGTTTCATATTTTGGGGACAGAATGTTAAGCAGTTTGAATACAATTTCCATTCTTTATAATATCTATAGTGTACAATGATGTAATATTTCCTTTTGACCATTTGTTATATATTAGTTTTAGCTTGTCAGCATCCTCCTCTTAATTCAGTATCAATGCTGCTTTCCAGGAAGTCCTGCATGAGtacatacattaaaaacaaaatcatatcAGTTAGTAGTGACACTCTTCTTCGTCTATTGATCAAGTGTACTGGTGTTTCAGTTTCCTACATGTCTGACTGATTCCAGTCTCACCAGAATACTGAAAGCATCATTTTTGACAGAAGGAATTTCCAGAATCCTACCTCTGCAGAATCTTTGCTGCTGACCTTGTGCAACCATTAGGGGCTGCTATTGGAGTGCAGGTATTGGGGGAGTGGGCACACTGTGATGCATTAAATTACTTTATTCTGTCCACTATGCTGTACCAGTCATTTGCAGACATTTGTTAGTCTTTGGGTCCTATTTTAACTGTGCAAGagcaacaacaagcacaaaatGGTAGATCTTAGGCTGAAATGATACTTTCCACATATGCGATGTGGTGCAGCAAGCAGGAATGTTTTTGTTACCCCCATTGTTTCCCTCTTGGCTGTCTGACTTCATGAAACACCGAGACATAGACTCCAATTTTCCAGTAGAGGTAATGCGAATCAGATTTGAAGTTATGCcttttatctttgtttggtTGGTTCAAAAAGGTATGCTTGAAAACAGGGTTTTGTATCTGTAACCTTAGTTTTTGCAAACATGTATCTGTAATCGTAGTTTTGTTAACTTGTACATTAAGTACTACTTAGTATTTTTGCCGCATAATTTGTGAAAGTGAGCTTGCAAGCCTGTGTCTGAATGCACAGACTTGCAAAATGGAGTTTGCACACATGTAGCCTACAAGTTTACACACTAAGCTTACAGATACAAACTGAAATGTACACGTTTGCAAAACTAAGGTTATAAGTACAAATGTTACTGaacatgatgttttatgatgtgacaaggCTGTGggtaaggtctggttaggtttagggaaagatcatggtttgggttaaaatgatcactttgttaagattagagaaacgtggtgtgggttaaagttactacttccttaaactTAGGTGACCTTCATGGACATGGCTACAATAAGAACCACAGGATTAAGGTTGCAAGATGATCGTAGTTACACTTTTGAAAAAACTGTCTtgacttgtggttggaaacaggaaataaacagCGGCAAAATCCACTATTGGTTTACCGTCCTATCCTCCCAACCCACTGCCTTCAGATGAGGAAATTTGTCAATATCATCacaactgcaccactgctccgggtcataattactatggccgcTATATGGCATCTGTCATCATAACTCGTCATCTGGGCATCTGTCACTAGATCTTTGTGgggcgactgacattacgacctgttgtgtcatttttcttgacAGTACAGTCTCCCCTGCGCTGTTACACTGCAGTAGTGTTGGGTTCTGGGTCTTTTGACAGTAATCTAAGTGAGTTAGGAGCATTGTACAGTACATAGTAATGAGGACACATCTGTTTACAAATgccatttatttgctttttgcaCTCAAACCAGCAGCTAATTTTTTGATGACCCTACTCTTATGCAGCTGCCACTGCAAGTAAGCATCCAGTGTCACATGTAAACAAGAAAACCTCCTTATATAACAGTATATTTGTGCTTTCTGTAATTATCAAGGAGTTTACACTATATATAAGTTTATGAGAATCCAAAGAGCATGGATGTAGTTTATTTGAGGTTTAGGGATAGCTCATTAATTCTAAACCACAAGGCAGCTCTTTCTACATCCTCTGTTAGAGCCTGCTGACGTCCCTCTgtcattttcactgaaaaataaacaactgtatcatctgcatagttATCAATGCTGTGTTGGAGAGTACTGTATATGCAAAACAACAATTGTCCAAGTACAAGTAGTAGATGTACCCTTCCCTGTGGCATTCTATAATTGCATAACTGCACAATTATGATGACTGGTAAACCAAAATTTGATGGGGTTTAGATGATGATCTAAATGCTATTTCTGAGGCTTTTGCATTAGACTGCAGTAAGATTGTGGGAGAAATATTGAGGAATTTGAAGTTTTGAATTGAAATagtctaaaaatacaaaaattccCCTTCAAAATGTTTGAAAGCCTAGAACAGGCCTGCATCACGTTGAGGAGTTTCACGCCAttgaggtgaaaatgaaaaaaagttacaaaatatAAGACACACTTGCAAATAGATACAATATGAAGACGAGGCCCTTTAACTAAACACCAACTTTACTGTCAAGTGAAATCCTTATATCTCTCTGTTTTGGCTCTTCCATGGATTGAGACTATTCTAAAACACTTGTAGGCccataaaaacctcaaaaacatgtGGACCATGTCAGACATGCATGGTTATCCAGCTGAAATAAATCTGCTTCTCTTAGTTCCTGAAAAAGTTGCCATTTTGGAGATACAAGGTTTTCATCATATAGAAGTCCAGAGTGGGTCTCTGTCTTTTCGCTTAACTGGATCACTTCCTTTATTGTTCTTCAGTACACAGGAGTATTTCCTGTGTTACTGAATCTTATTGACtgcccagtgtgtgtgtgtagtcagaGTGGAGGCACGCCTCAGACACATGCCTATCATTCTCTGTCTGTGGACAGCATTCAGTCGTCCACAGCAGctgttcctgagctgcagtGGGACTGAGGAGTCAGGACTCACAGGACagctcatctgtcatcatcacaTTATGACTGGGATGGCATCATTAGGCAGCAAAGCTTAGTCTTTGTTACAGTGGTActggagagggggagaaagcATCCAGCACATCCAGCCCACAACTTGTAACAGTAGAAGTCCTGCAGAAGTGATGGCCTATGTACTAATAAATTCTCTAAAGACTGAATTTATTGTACCAAAGCTCTGTTTTTCACCTTTACAAAAGTTCCTATATGgctgaaaataaatattatacgAACAAATGTAAGGTTCAAAAATCATTAAAAGACTAATTGGTGCATTTATGgtctttacatttttgtctttagtatttgtttccatctttttttattcatgttgtattattatttcatgAACTCATTTGTCAATTATTTACTTTGTGGACACTAAGATGGATAGCAACCATAACAGAAGCTAATAGGGATTAATAGGGAGTAAAGTGTGCCCTACAGTCTGTCGGTCAGTTTGTgatcatttaattaattagtttGTTTAAGGACACACCATGTAAGGACAACATCAACTCAAATATTAAAGGTATTAAAGCTAGACTGAGGGCTCCTCTATAAGACAGGAACACACTGACAACCTGAGGCCTTCGGGGCCCCACTTGGTAATCCCAGCCATGGATAATTAAGGCTTCTTCTCACTACTTGAATACCACCACCCACACAGCCCTGTATACAGTACAGAATGTGGATCCCTCAGTGGAGTAACAAAGCTGCTTAACTTAGTTAAGTCATTACAGTATCATCACATTtgatttcacacatttcattactttttaaatcCATCCAAAACAATCATTGTAAAGATGTCCGGTTGTGAACAAATGCTGATGAATCTGAAAAACACCTGTGTAGATCTTCAGCTGAGATGAGAATCAGCTCTGGTTGGTCTTTTATTGTTAATACACATTTCACAATGACATCACTGTAACAGGCAGATCAAACCGTTCGTCCTGCCAGATGTGCACATATTACAAACCCAACTGGAATGTCGATTCAGTCTGCTGCAGCTTTGTAATGA
This genomic stretch from Thunnus albacares chromosome 14, fThuAlb1.1, whole genome shotgun sequence harbors:
- the lbx1a gene encoding transcription factor LBX1a — protein: MTSKDDSKCPVVLEERRRSPLDQLPPPANSNKPLTPFSIEDILNKPSVRRSYSLCGAAHLISPGEKLPSAGHSVSGRALLSQTSPLCALEELASKTFKGLEVSVLQAAEGRDGLTLFGQRNTPKKRRKSRTAFTNHQIYELEKRFLYQKYLSPADRDQIAQQLGLTNAQVITWFQNRRAKLKRDLEEMKADVESAKSVGTVAFEKLAKLAELEKCAAGGMGGGPVTASGHTESDPISSRSHHDTTESLDSSRPHMSPPSPASSRYTDRLSSKCCSEDEDEEIDVDD